From a single Intestinibaculum porci genomic region:
- a CDS encoding metal ABC transporter ATP-binding protein, with amino-acid sequence MKSLVEVKDLALGYEGKEVFSHLNFQIEERDFIVVLGPNGSGKSTLVKGLLKLLKPMSGEIIYHLSQNRLGYMPQVTKVDAHFPATVFEVVLSGAINRLGKRAFFHREEKALALESLSLLGIEDLKNCAFSELSGGQKQKVLLARALCATRELLILDEPSNNLDLKSKAEFYELIQKLNKEKHIAIMLITHDEHGKETLGNKELVFEDDQVIFRRRENHV; translated from the coding sequence ATGAAAAGCTTAGTGGAAGTGAAAGACTTAGCACTCGGTTATGAGGGCAAAGAAGTCTTTTCACATTTGAATTTTCAAATTGAAGAACGTGATTTTATTGTCGTATTAGGACCAAATGGCTCGGGTAAAAGTACCTTAGTCAAAGGGTTATTAAAATTATTAAAACCGATGAGTGGGGAGATTATCTATCATCTCTCACAAAATCGTCTCGGCTATATGCCCCAGGTGACGAAAGTGGATGCTCACTTTCCCGCCACGGTGTTTGAAGTCGTCTTATCGGGAGCGATTAATCGTTTAGGTAAACGGGCTTTCTTCCATCGCGAAGAAAAGGCTTTAGCGTTAGAGAGTTTATCTTTATTAGGCATTGAAGATCTTAAAAACTGCGCTTTTTCAGAGTTATCGGGCGGGCAAAAGCAGAAGGTTTTATTAGCCCGCGCTTTATGTGCGACGCGCGAGCTATTAATCTTAGATGAACCATCGAATAACTTAGATCTCAAATCAAAAGCCGAATTTTATGAGCTGATTCAAAAGCTCAATAAGGAAAAACATATTGCGATTATGCTCATCACCCATGATGAGCATGGCAAAGAAACTTTAGGTAATAAAGAATTAGTGTTTGAAGATGATCAGGTCATCTTTAGAAGGAGGGAAAACCATGTCTGA
- a CDS encoding metal ABC transporter substrate-binding protein: MKKLVSLLLVFVCALSLAGCTSSSPTKTIVTTNFPAYDFVRAIVGKNSGYKVKVLIKPGTDVHSYEPTPKDIIAVENADLFFYVGGDSDEWVEGILHDIDQKKTKVVKMLDLVSSKREEESVEGMQEEHEGHEEEEETEYDEHVWTSPANVVDILQNLEKKIIAMDPSHQATYMKNAQAYIKQVKALDAAFQDVVKHAKRKELIFGDRFPFLYFVKEYGLSYRAAFAGCAEQTEASAATLSYLIDYVKAHHLHYVLKLELSNGKVAQTIAGETGAKVLTFNSVHNVTSTQFKDGVTYVDLMQKNVSVLRKVLNA; this comes from the coding sequence ATGAAAAAATTAGTCTCTTTATTATTAGTTTTCGTCTGCGCTCTTTCTTTAGCTGGGTGCACGTCTTCTTCGCCGACGAAAACGATCGTCACCACCAATTTCCCGGCTTATGATTTTGTCCGTGCAATTGTTGGAAAAAATAGCGGCTATAAGGTGAAAGTCTTAATCAAGCCCGGCACAGATGTGCATTCTTATGAACCGACGCCGAAAGACATTATTGCGGTCGAAAATGCGGATCTGTTTTTTTATGTTGGCGGGGATTCGGATGAATGGGTAGAAGGGATTCTTCATGATATCGATCAGAAGAAAACCAAAGTGGTCAAGATGTTAGATCTCGTCTCTTCTAAACGGGAAGAAGAAAGCGTTGAAGGGATGCAGGAGGAACACGAAGGCCACGAAGAGGAAGAAGAAACAGAATATGATGAACATGTCTGGACGTCACCAGCCAATGTCGTGGATATTCTTCAAAACTTAGAAAAAAAGATCATTGCGATGGATCCTAGTCATCAAGCGACCTACATGAAAAATGCGCAGGCTTATATCAAACAGGTCAAAGCGTTAGATGCAGCGTTTCAAGATGTGGTGAAACACGCAAAAAGAAAAGAACTGATCTTTGGGGATCGCTTCCCATTCCTTTATTTTGTGAAAGAATATGGCTTAAGCTACCGCGCGGCCTTTGCCGGCTGCGCGGAGCAGACAGAAGCGAGCGCGGCCACGCTCTCTTATCTGATTGATTATGTCAAAGCGCATCATCTCCATTATGTGCTTAAATTAGAACTGTCTAATGGGAAAGTCGCTCAGACGATTGCCGGGGAAACCGGGGCCAAGGTGTTAACATTTAATAGTGTTCATAATGTGACGAGCACGCAGTTTAAAGACGGAGTGACTTATGTGGATCTGATGCAAAAGAATGTCAGTGTCTTAAGGAAGGTATTAAATGCATGA
- a CDS encoding PTS lactose transporter subunit IIBC: MDTIIGTIEKGKPFFDKLARNRYLKAIRDGFLSAMPIIIFSSIFLLIAYVPNIWGYNWPKSIETILMKPYNYSMGIMALVVSATTAKHFTDALNRDMPENNQLNFISTMVASMVGFLLLSSDALTAKDGAAGFGNALLGSKGLLTAFISAFIVGGIYKFFVSRNITIKLPEQVPPNISQTFKDVIPFSVAIVFFWLFDLGFRNIFGYCFAQGVINVFQPLFGAADGYIGLAIIYGAMSLFWFVGVHGPSIVEPAISAALLLGMSENLAAVQAGQHATHVLSLGAQYFVVCLGGTGATLVPCLMFAFLAKSKQLKAIGRASAIPVFFNVNEPFLFGAPMVLNPVFFVPFILTPVFNIWLLKIFIDFLGMDGFLYTLPWTTPGPIGIILGCGMKLLPCVFLAAVVALDFVMYYPFFKVYDAEKVEEEKNATNEVKAEKEVDVDGEVLDSKKILVLCAGGGTSGLLANALAKGAKEKGIPLVTAAGSYGAHTDIMKDYDLVILAPQVASYYQDLKKDTDRLGIKSVACQGKQYIELTRNPQKALEFVFSVLEEA; this comes from the coding sequence ATGGATACAATTATTGGAACAATTGAAAAGGGTAAACCATTTTTTGATAAGTTAGCCCGTAACCGTTATTTAAAAGCTATTCGTGATGGTTTCTTATCGGCGATGCCGATCATTATCTTCTCATCGATTTTCTTATTAATTGCTTACGTTCCTAATATCTGGGGCTACAACTGGCCAAAATCGATTGAAACCATTTTAATGAAACCTTATAACTATTCAATGGGCATTATGGCTTTAGTCGTTTCGGCCACGACGGCGAAACATTTCACCGATGCTTTAAATCGTGATATGCCAGAAAACAACCAGCTGAACTTCATTTCCACAATGGTCGCTTCAATGGTTGGGTTCTTACTTTTATCAAGTGATGCCTTAACCGCGAAAGACGGCGCCGCCGGCTTTGGCAATGCCCTGCTTGGCTCAAAAGGCTTATTAACGGCTTTTATCTCAGCCTTTATTGTCGGCGGGATTTATAAGTTCTTTGTCTCACGCAATATCACCATCAAATTACCAGAACAGGTTCCACCAAACATTTCACAGACTTTCAAGGATGTTATTCCTTTCTCGGTAGCGATTGTCTTCTTCTGGTTATTTGATTTAGGTTTTAGAAATATCTTTGGTTACTGTTTTGCCCAGGGCGTGATCAATGTCTTCCAGCCATTATTTGGCGCCGCTGACGGTTATATCGGTTTAGCCATTATCTATGGCGCGATGTCCTTATTCTGGTTTGTCGGCGTCCATGGTCCATCGATCGTCGAACCAGCGATCTCGGCTGCTTTATTACTGGGCATGTCGGAAAACTTAGCCGCTGTTCAGGCGGGCCAGCATGCGACACATGTCTTATCATTAGGCGCGCAGTATTTCGTTGTCTGCCTTGGCGGTACCGGAGCTACCTTAGTGCCTTGTCTGATGTTTGCCTTCTTAGCGAAGTCTAAACAGTTAAAAGCGATTGGCCGCGCCTCAGCCATTCCGGTATTCTTCAATGTCAATGAACCATTCTTATTTGGGGCACCAATGGTTTTAAACCCAGTGTTCTTTGTGCCATTTATTTTAACACCAGTCTTCAATATCTGGCTGCTTAAAATCTTTATTGATTTCTTAGGTATGGATGGGTTCCTTTATACCTTACCTTGGACAACCCCTGGTCCCATTGGGATTATCTTAGGCTGTGGCATGAAACTCTTACCATGTGTCTTCTTAGCGGCTGTGGTGGCGTTAGACTTTGTCATGTATTATCCATTCTTTAAAGTGTATGACGCTGAAAAAGTGGAAGAAGAAAAGAATGCGACGAATGAAGTCAAAGCGGAAAAAGAAGTCGATGTCGACGGCGAAGTCTTAGATTCGAAAAAGATTCTGGTCTTATGTGCCGGCGGCGGAACGTCTGGTTTATTAGCCAATGCCTTAGCCAAAGGCGCTAAGGAAAAAGGCATTCCATTAGTGACGGCAGCGGGCAGTTATGGCGCACACACCGATATTATGAAAGACTATGATCTGGTCATCTTAGCCCCGCAGGTGGCCTCATACTATCAGGATTTAAAGAAAGATACCGATCGTTTAGGTATTAAGTCGGTGGCTTGTCAGGGGAAACAGTATATTGAATTAACCCGTAACCCACAGAAAGCATTAGAATTTGTATTTAGCGTATTGGAGGAAGCATAA
- a CDS encoding PTS lactose/cellobiose transporter subunit IIA: MTKEEATMVGFEIVAYSGDARTKLLLALEEAKKQNFEKCEALIEEANQCLVDAHKSQTELLQEEARGQGVEVGFITVHAQDHLMTTMLLKDIMSTLVDVYKK; encoded by the coding sequence ATGACAAAAGAAGAAGCAACCATGGTAGGATTTGAAATCGTCGCGTATTCCGGCGATGCTCGCACCAAATTACTCTTGGCACTAGAGGAAGCCAAAAAGCAGAATTTTGAAAAATGTGAAGCTTTGATCGAAGAAGCGAATCAGTGTCTGGTTGATGCCCACAAATCCCAGACTGAATTATTACAGGAAGAAGCCCGCGGTCAGGGCGTGGAAGTCGGTTTTATTACCGTGCATGCCCAGGATCATCTGATGACCACGATGCTTTTAAAAGATATTATGAGTACCCTCGTTGATGTGTACAAAAAGTAG
- a CDS encoding PRD domain-containing protein, whose product MKNKQRVYEFLVNYSREDQEEVPKCTTTFLSEQLAMQRSNLSAILNALVREGKVIKYSGRPVLYALKPDSAEDAFDSLYGKESFFKEAIETINAALNFPEETKKVLLIGKDGSGTTDLAQAAMRYAYAKRMIGSEDLQIYDVRDDSQDNFISNEGFYLIRNAQLLSHSAYEKLLNERRGVIFFQASEEVSSLLEDVRFIVHLPDVNNLSLPDRFGFIEQICQKEAKRLNDRLIINSGLMQCLLVYNCQGGFKQLRLDVEKGVANAFKRQKSGALTLQLNDFGAAIRRSLLEMKNRQDVREFLAHTALFIFTAETTLKTREKEIETDLYQLVYEKRKRLAQMLNAAPDHHISENIQDYLHDLYQLYQENSEENVINEDLQTLTGSFLKEAGEKLNRHYDHAYVISIALHIQSGLIIDQKPLLSYAVMMDLADAYNQEYLLSRQFLRQVEEATGKKTVLDESLFLSLFLASVSETKLEKQVVVLIAMHGQAASAVQDVVFHLMPKNQVYSFDMALEEDLNATYERLKTCVQTIDQGMGIQVIYDMGSFKVMLNSIAEEVHVPIRCLEMPVPLLVMSALKLADQGYRLEEVHNRLLDYANAGSVMKNVNGKILVAFSTREEKASEDIKKQLKALDGAADYEVYSFEADGPEDFARQIDALLMIGSLEAVIGTYDPHFFNVRYIEATRLENVTSMRELLEKEESFDILGYLESQFEAFSRADLEKTIVPFMEDFQRILSIDLDEDAYVGLMVHMACLVDRLMKNKTPIVNFDSDKIIEKYPQETKALTQSLESIARYFHISFLEGDVATLIHIVKR is encoded by the coding sequence ATGAAAAACAAACAACGCGTCTATGAATTCCTCGTCAATTACAGTCGAGAAGATCAAGAAGAGGTGCCCAAATGTACCACGACCTTTCTATCAGAGCAGCTCGCGATGCAGCGCAGTAACCTCTCGGCAATCCTCAATGCTTTAGTGCGTGAGGGAAAAGTCATCAAGTATAGTGGACGTCCCGTTCTCTATGCCCTGAAGCCAGATAGCGCCGAAGATGCTTTTGACAGCTTATATGGGAAGGAAAGTTTTTTTAAGGAAGCGATCGAAACGATCAATGCGGCGTTAAACTTTCCCGAAGAGACGAAGAAAGTCCTGCTCATTGGCAAAGACGGCAGTGGAACGACGGATCTCGCCCAGGCGGCGATGCGCTATGCATATGCGAAACGAATGATCGGGTCAGAAGATTTACAGATCTATGATGTACGCGATGATTCACAAGACAATTTTATATCAAACGAAGGATTTTATCTGATTCGCAATGCTCAGCTGTTAAGTCATAGTGCTTATGAAAAACTGCTTAATGAGCGGCGGGGCGTGATCTTCTTTCAGGCCAGTGAGGAAGTGTCATCGTTACTGGAGGATGTGCGCTTTATTGTCCATCTGCCTGATGTGAATAATCTGTCGCTACCTGATCGCTTTGGCTTTATTGAACAAATCTGCCAGAAAGAAGCGAAACGGCTTAATGATCGTCTGATCATAAATAGCGGTCTGATGCAGTGCTTACTGGTGTATAACTGTCAGGGCGGCTTCAAGCAGTTACGACTGGATGTCGAAAAAGGCGTCGCTAATGCGTTTAAGCGACAAAAAAGCGGAGCCCTTACTCTGCAGCTCAATGACTTTGGGGCAGCGATTCGCCGCAGCCTTCTGGAGATGAAAAATCGTCAGGATGTGCGGGAGTTTCTCGCGCATACCGCCTTGTTCATCTTTACGGCTGAGACGACGTTAAAAACGCGGGAGAAGGAAATTGAGACAGATCTTTATCAGCTTGTTTATGAGAAGCGAAAACGGTTAGCGCAGATGCTCAATGCAGCGCCTGATCATCACATCAGTGAAAACATTCAGGACTATCTGCATGATCTTTATCAGCTGTATCAGGAAAACAGCGAGGAAAATGTCATCAATGAAGATTTACAGACATTAACGGGCAGTTTTCTTAAAGAAGCGGGCGAGAAGCTTAATCGTCACTACGATCATGCATATGTCATCAGTATCGCTTTGCATATCCAAAGCGGGCTCATTATTGATCAGAAGCCGCTTCTCAGCTACGCGGTGATGATGGATTTAGCGGATGCCTATAATCAGGAATATCTGCTTAGTCGTCAGTTTTTACGCCAGGTTGAGGAAGCTACCGGAAAGAAGACAGTCCTTGATGAAAGTCTCTTCCTTTCTTTATTTCTCGCCTCGGTGAGTGAAACGAAGTTAGAGAAGCAGGTGGTCGTCCTCATTGCCATGCATGGGCAAGCCGCCAGTGCGGTTCAAGACGTTGTTTTTCATCTGATGCCAAAAAATCAAGTGTATAGCTTCGATATGGCTTTAGAGGAAGATCTCAATGCGACCTATGAGCGCTTAAAGACATGCGTGCAGACGATTGATCAGGGGATGGGGATCCAGGTGATTTATGATATGGGCTCTTTCAAAGTGATGCTTAACAGTATCGCCGAAGAAGTGCATGTGCCCATTCGCTGCCTGGAGATGCCGGTGCCATTATTAGTCATGAGCGCCTTAAAGCTTGCGGATCAGGGTTACCGCTTGGAAGAAGTCCACAATCGCTTATTGGATTATGCCAATGCCGGCAGCGTGATGAAAAACGTTAATGGCAAAATTCTTGTGGCGTTTTCGACGCGAGAAGAAAAGGCGAGTGAGGATATCAAAAAGCAGCTGAAAGCTTTAGACGGCGCCGCTGATTATGAAGTGTACAGCTTTGAAGCGGATGGCCCGGAAGATTTTGCAAGGCAAATTGATGCGCTCCTCATGATTGGGTCGTTAGAAGCGGTTATTGGCACGTATGATCCCCATTTCTTCAATGTTCGCTATATCGAAGCGACGCGTTTAGAAAACGTGACTTCGATGAGAGAGCTTTTAGAAAAAGAAGAATCCTTCGATATTCTTGGTTACCTGGAATCACAGTTTGAAGCCTTTTCCAGAGCCGATCTGGAAAAGACAATTGTCCCCTTTATGGAGGACTTCCAACGGATTTTATCGATTGACTTAGATGAAGATGCTTATGTTGGCTTAATGGTCCACATGGCCTGCTTAGTGGATCGGCTGATGAAAAACAAAACGCCGATTGTCAACTTTGATTCCGATAAGATCATTGAGAAGTATCCTCAGGAAACCAAAGCCCTCACTCAGTCTTTAGAATCGATCGCGCGTTATTTCCACATTTCTTTCTTAGAAGGAGATGTTGCGACCCTCATTCACATTGTGAAAAGGTAA
- a CDS encoding MATE family efflux transporter, with protein sequence MTKDLTKGKLFPLIIEFTIPLILGNLLQLLYNAIDSIVVGRFVGKDALAAIGTANPITTLLILWLNGITLGAGILIGNLYGAKDYKRLKRQISTAMIAGGIFSLIVSLLGILFASQLLMLLQVQKKILPMATMYLRIIMAGLIFTFIYNYFASVLRAMGDSASPLYFLAASALFNIIGDLFFVIVLHMGVHGAAISTVVCEALSVVMCLLYIKHKVPILRLGKAWLVFDFKMLKKTITYGIVTALQQSTVQIGKLGIQTIVNTMGVPEMAAFNVVNRPDDFAILPEQNIAHAMTAVMAQNKGAQETKRMKDTFTIGMKIEIVYGFISGIIFLLLATPIMHIFTLDAQVVRLGEEYLHLIAFMYMIPAITNGVQGYFRGIGDLKITFFSSLINMTGRCLSCAYFTFVMHLGFKAVPISYLVGWIVMMAFEIPFLIKWYNKTDI encoded by the coding sequence ATGACAAAAGATTTAACCAAAGGAAAACTCTTCCCCCTGATTATTGAATTTACCATTCCTTTAATTCTTGGAAATTTACTGCAATTACTCTATAACGCCATCGATTCGATTGTCGTCGGGCGTTTCGTCGGCAAAGACGCCTTAGCGGCCATCGGTACCGCCAATCCCATCACCACTTTATTAATTCTCTGGCTGAACGGTATTACCTTAGGCGCGGGGATCTTAATTGGTAACTTATATGGTGCCAAAGACTACAAGCGCCTCAAAAGGCAGATTTCCACCGCGATGATTGCGGGTGGAATCTTCTCTCTGATCGTTTCACTCTTAGGCATCCTTTTTGCATCGCAGCTGTTAATGCTCTTGCAGGTCCAAAAAAAGATCCTGCCGATGGCTACGATGTATTTACGCATTATCATGGCAGGTTTGATCTTTACCTTTATCTACAACTACTTTGCGTCTGTTTTACGAGCCATGGGCGATAGTGCTTCTCCGCTTTATTTCTTAGCGGCATCCGCTCTTTTTAATATTATCGGTGATCTCTTTTTCGTCATCGTCTTACATATGGGCGTTCATGGCGCCGCCATTTCCACCGTTGTTTGTGAAGCCTTAAGCGTCGTTATGTGTCTGCTTTATATCAAACATAAAGTGCCGATCTTACGCTTAGGCAAAGCCTGGCTCGTCTTTGATTTCAAGATGCTCAAAAAGACCATCACCTATGGTATCGTGACCGCTCTTCAGCAGTCCACCGTCCAGATCGGTAAACTGGGCATTCAGACCATCGTCAATACTATGGGTGTGCCGGAAATGGCGGCTTTCAACGTCGTCAATCGACCCGATGACTTTGCGATTCTGCCTGAGCAGAACATCGCTCATGCCATGACCGCCGTCATGGCTCAAAACAAAGGCGCACAGGAAACCAAACGTATGAAAGATACCTTCACCATTGGCATGAAAATTGAAATTGTCTATGGTTTCATTAGCGGAATCATCTTCCTCTTATTAGCGACACCAATCATGCACATTTTTACCTTAGATGCACAGGTAGTACGTTTAGGAGAAGAATATCTTCATCTGATTGCCTTCATGTATATGATTCCAGCGATCACCAATGGCGTACAGGGCTATTTTCGAGGCATCGGTGATTTAAAAATCACCTTCTTCTCTTCCCTCATCAATATGACGGGACGATGCCTCAGCTGTGCTTATTTTACCTTTGTCATGCATTTAGGCTTTAAAGCGGTGCCGATTTCTTATTTAGTCGGCTGGATTGTGATGATGGCTTTTGAAATTCCTTTTCTCATCAAATGGTACAATAAAACAGATATATAA
- a CDS encoding S-ribosylhomocysteine lyase: MERIKSFCVDHTKLKKGIYLSRLDGDLYTWDIRMTEPNNEPALDPKAAHAIEHIGATLLRNSSVADKIVYFGPMGCMTGFYLITRDLDMLASVPVIMDTFKKIADWEGEIPGAKPEECGNYTYMDLEGAKAAAKHFLNASLEFEYHYLEK; this comes from the coding sequence ATGGAAAGAATTAAAAGCTTTTGTGTGGATCACACAAAATTAAAGAAAGGCATTTATTTATCACGTTTAGACGGTGATCTCTATACCTGGGATATCCGTATGACGGAACCAAACAACGAACCAGCTTTAGATCCAAAAGCAGCGCATGCGATTGAACATATCGGGGCCACATTATTACGTAACTCGAGCGTGGCTGATAAAATCGTTTACTTTGGGCCAATGGGCTGTATGACAGGTTTCTACTTAATCACCCGTGATTTAGATATGTTAGCGAGTGTCCCAGTCATTATGGATACCTTCAAGAAGATTGCCGACTGGGAAGGTGAAATCCCTGGTGCGAAGCCAGAAGAATGCGGGAACTATACCTATATGGATTTAGAAGGCGCCAAAGCCGCCGCGAAACATTTCTTAAATGCCAGCTTAGAATTTGAATATCATTATTTAGAAAAATAA
- a CDS encoding metal ABC transporter permease, whose translation MSELMTMLSYGFIVRALVTGVLVSICAALLGVTLVLRSNAMISDGLSHVSFGAFAIAVVLGLTPLYVAIPVAMIASIFILRLNDGRLHGDSAVAIISSSALAIGVVAISVGNGVNVDMNAYLFGSILSITKGDMVVSIITCLIVLALYILSYNKIFALTFDKDFASSTGVHTQFYETILAALASLVIVLGMRMMGALLISSLTIFPTITARYLVKSYKGVMITSAVVSVICFVIGLVLSYFYSLPTGAMIVIINLIALLLAIAYAKVFRKQ comes from the coding sequence ATGTCTGAGCTTATGACGATGTTAAGCTATGGCTTTATTGTCCGCGCTTTAGTGACCGGCGTCTTAGTCTCGATTTGTGCTGCTTTATTAGGTGTCACCTTAGTTTTACGCAGTAATGCGATGATTTCCGATGGCTTATCCCATGTGTCTTTTGGCGCTTTTGCGATTGCCGTGGTATTAGGGTTAACGCCGCTTTATGTAGCCATTCCGGTTGCGATGATCGCCTCGATCTTTATCCTGCGTTTAAATGATGGCCGTCTCCATGGGGATAGTGCCGTGGCGATTATTTCATCGAGTGCTTTAGCCATTGGGGTCGTCGCTATTTCCGTAGGAAATGGCGTGAATGTCGATATGAACGCTTATCTTTTTGGTTCAATTTTATCGATTACCAAAGGTGATATGGTTGTCTCGATTATCACCTGTCTGATTGTGTTAGCCTTATATATTCTCTCTTATAATAAGATCTTTGCCTTAACTTTTGATAAGGATTTTGCGTCTTCAACGGGCGTCCATACGCAGTTTTATGAAACCATTTTAGCGGCTTTAGCGTCTTTAGTGATCGTTTTAGGGATGCGGATGATGGGGGCATTATTAATTTCTTCCTTAACAATCTTCCCAACCATTACCGCGCGTTATTTAGTGAAATCATATAAAGGAGTGATGATCACTTCAGCGGTGGTTTCCGTCATTTGTTTTGTCATTGGCTTAGTGTTATCGTATTTTTATTCTCTGCCCACCGGAGCGATGATTGTCATTATCAATTTAATCGCACTATTATTGGCGATTGCCTATGCAAAAGTTTTCCGGAAGCAGTAG
- the lacG gene encoding 6-phospho-beta-galactosidase, with translation MKFPNDFVFGGATAAYQCEGETRTHGKGKVAWDDFLAAQGRLSGDPASDFYHQYPVDLDLCRKFHIKAIRISIAWSRIFPEGTGSINQEGVDFYHRVFQECHKNGVEPYVTLHHFDTPDTLHKAGDFLNKDTVEAYAAYAKFCFEEYHQEVKYWFTFNEVWPVATNQYIEGTFPPGIKYDIPKAILSMHYMMLAHAKAVLAFKEGGYPGQIGVIHSLETKYPYEDNEEDRLAAKKEDILANQFVLDATFLGTYTDETLAVIRDLAALNGGDFNPDPADLAIMKKAASMIDYLGMNHYQSHFIKSYDGENDIFHNGTGEKGTNRFRLKGIGERMFKEGIETTDWDWLIYPQGMYDMIMRIKKQYPMYKAIYITENGMGYKDTFEDGFIDDTPRCDYINKHLKVLKQAIADGAHVKGYFVWSLMDVFSWSNGYNKRYGLFYVDFETQKRYPKCSAYYYKMVIDRKDVIE, from the coding sequence ATGAAATTTCCTAATGATTTTGTCTTTGGCGGCGCGACCGCTGCTTATCAGTGTGAAGGAGAAACCCGCACTCATGGAAAGGGGAAAGTCGCCTGGGACGACTTTCTCGCCGCCCAGGGGCGTTTATCCGGTGATCCCGCCAGTGATTTTTACCATCAGTATCCCGTGGATTTAGATTTATGTCGTAAATTCCACATCAAAGCCATTCGTATTTCTATTGCCTGGAGCCGTATCTTCCCTGAAGGAACAGGCAGCATCAACCAGGAAGGCGTGGATTTTTATCATCGCGTTTTTCAGGAATGCCATAAAAACGGCGTTGAACCTTATGTGACATTGCATCATTTCGATACGCCCGATACCCTTCATAAAGCCGGGGACTTCCTCAATAAAGACACGGTTGAAGCCTATGCCGCTTATGCAAAGTTTTGCTTTGAAGAATACCATCAGGAAGTCAAATACTGGTTTACCTTCAATGAAGTATGGCCGGTGGCTACCAATCAGTATATTGAAGGGACTTTCCCGCCAGGGATCAAATATGATATTCCCAAAGCGATTCTCTCGATGCATTATATGATGCTCGCTCATGCTAAAGCGGTCTTAGCCTTTAAAGAAGGCGGCTATCCTGGTCAAATTGGTGTCATTCACTCATTAGAGACGAAATATCCTTATGAAGATAATGAAGAAGATCGCTTAGCCGCGAAGAAGGAAGATATCTTAGCCAATCAGTTTGTCTTAGATGCGACCTTCTTAGGGACATATACCGATGAGACTTTAGCTGTTATTCGGGACTTAGCCGCTCTTAATGGCGGTGACTTTAATCCTGATCCGGCCGATCTGGCAATTATGAAAAAAGCAGCTTCTATGATTGATTACTTGGGCATGAATCATTATCAGAGTCATTTTATTAAAAGCTATGATGGGGAGAATGATATCTTCCATAATGGCACTGGTGAAAAAGGCACCAACCGTTTCCGTCTCAAAGGTATTGGTGAACGAATGTTTAAAGAAGGCATTGAAACGACGGACTGGGACTGGCTCATCTACCCGCAAGGCATGTATGATATGATCATGCGTATTAAAAAGCAGTATCCAATGTATAAAGCTATTTATATTACCGAAAATGGCATGGGTTATAAAGATACCTTCGAAGATGGTTTTATTGATGACACGCCACGCTGTGATTATATCAATAAACACTTAAAAGTTTTAAAACAAGCCATCGCTGATGGCGCTCATGTGAAAGGCTACTTTGTCTGGTCTTTAATGGATGTCTTCTCCTGGTCAAATGGCTACAACAAGCGTTATGGCCTCTTCTATGTCGACTTTGAGACCCAGAAACGTTATCCAAAGTGTTCTGCTTATTACTATAAGATGGTCATTGACCGTAAGGACGTGATCGAATGA
- the nrdG gene encoding anaerobic ribonucleoside-triphosphate reductase activating protein, translating into MRYAQIREIDVANGPGIRVSLYTQGCRRHCPFCFNEETWDFNGGLPFTEKEEDAIITLVNKPHIAGLTILGGEPMEKESRPAILHLLKRVRKECPHKNIWLYSSFLYEDFKNFDEPILDYVDVLVDGMFINDLKDPHLHFRGSSNQRLINIPETKAKGEIVLFE; encoded by the coding sequence ATGAGATATGCACAAATACGAGAGATCGATGTCGCCAATGGGCCAGGCATCCGCGTCTCTTTATATACCCAGGGCTGTCGTCGTCACTGCCCTTTCTGTTTTAATGAGGAAACCTGGGATTTTAACGGTGGCCTTCCTTTTACCGAAAAAGAAGAAGATGCGATTATTACTTTAGTCAACAAACCCCATATTGCCGGTTTAACGATCTTAGGCGGCGAACCGATGGAAAAAGAAAGCCGTCCCGCGATTCTTCATTTATTGAAGCGTGTACGCAAGGAATGCCCTCATAAGAATATCTGGTTATACTCTTCCTTCTTATACGAAGATTTCAAAAACTTTGACGAACCGATTCTTGATTATGTCGATGTCTTAGTCGATGGCATGTTTATTAATGACTTAAAAGATCCGCACTTACATTTTCGCGGCTCTTCAAATCAGCGACTCATCAATATTCCGGAAACCAAAGCCAAAGGTGAGATCGTCTTATTTGAATAA